From Suncus etruscus isolate mSunEtr1 chromosome 6, mSunEtr1.pri.cur, whole genome shotgun sequence, one genomic window encodes:
- the TEX38 gene encoding testis-expressed protein 38 encodes MFTSLLTSLYFFLTALVWVPLYLGFLGLCSVVTGICILFLHWRKNLRRELRARKWVEAMKTATFSYSPLLYWINKRRQYGMNTAIHKSPRPTVNNTEPEAQNSDVWQVDILESRDNAAQDRCTNTQASASLRPASKLVSQPLRSPVSQSSITTSVPLPIFQEVPSALSLCNLPPMLNHAVSYPIATHPKGDVRFHSLPTLTQGESYAHAKTATKQV; translated from the coding sequence ATGTTTACCAGCCTGCTTAcatctttgtattttttccttactGCTTTAGTGTGGGTCCCACTGTACCTTGGATTCCTGGGGCTGTGTTCTGTGGTAACCGGCATCTGCATTCTCTTTCTACACTGGAGGAAGAACCTGCGACGGGAACTGCGTGCTCGGAAGTGGGTGGAGGCCATGAAAACAGCCACATTCAGCTACAGCCCGCTGCTGTACTGGATTAACAAACGACGGCAGTATGGCATGAACACGGCCATCCACAAGAGCCCTCGCCCAACTGTCAACAACACTGAGCCCGAGGCCCAGAATTCAGATGTGTGGCAGGTAGACATCCTCGAGAGCAGAGACAATGCTGCCCAAGACCGCTGCACTAACACCCAGGCATCTGCCTCACTGCGACCTGCCTCGAAACTGGTCTCTCAGCCCCTCCGTTCCCCAGTGTCTCAGTCCAGCATCACCACCTCAGTGCCACTCCCCATCTTTCAGGAGGTGCCCTCTGCCCTCTCCCTGTGCAACCTTCCTCCGATGCTGAACCATGCAGTATCTTACCCAATAGCCACTCATCCCAAAGGGGACGTCCGCTTCCACTCACTCCCCACACTGACCCAGGGGGAGAGCTATGCTCATGCCAAGACTGCTACTAAACAAGTGTAG